From a single Candidatus Sysuiplasma acidicola genomic region:
- a CDS encoding 30S ribosomal protein S14 — MKPKKEFGRKVGCRRCGRKRGIVRRYSLHVCRQCFREIAPQLEFRKYS; from the coding sequence ATGAAGCCGAAGAAGGAGTTCGGAAGGAAGGTAGGCTGCAGGCGTTGCGGAAGAAAAAGGGGCATTGTCAGGAGATACAGCCTGCATGTCTGCAGACAGTGCTTCAGAGAAATAGCGCCGCAGCTGGAATTCAGGAAATACTCTTGA
- a CDS encoding 50S ribosomal protein L15, translated as MVSRTNKFRGSRTHGRGKKSGRGAGIHGGRGNAGLHKHKFMHMLKYDPYHFGPGGFKRPPKIVEERRGITVESLGEAVAEFLRRGYAREEEGKITVDLSAAGYYKLIAKGALSSALNVVVEKASARAVQAVEKAGGSVTLK; from the coding sequence ATGGTGAGCAGGACAAACAAATTCAGGGGATCTAGAACGCACGGCAGGGGAAAGAAATCCGGAAGAGGAGCAGGCATTCACGGAGGGCGCGGCAATGCCGGTCTGCACAAACACAAGTTCATGCACATGCTGAAGTACGACCCGTACCATTTCGGACCCGGGGGGTTCAAGAGGCCGCCCAAGATCGTAGAAGAGAGACGGGGCATAACGGTCGAGTCGCTGGGAGAAGCAGTGGCGGAATTTCTCAGGCGCGGCTACGCCAGGGAGGAGGAGGGAAAGATCACTGTTGATCTATCGGCCGCCGGTTATTACAAGCTCATTGCAAAAGGAGCACTGTCTTCTGCACTCAATGTTGTCGTGGAAAAGGCAAGTGCGCGCGCCGTGCAGGCAGTAGAGAAAGCCGGCGGAAGTGTGACACTTAAATAG
- a CDS encoding ribonuclease P protein subunit, translating into MKDREFLRGEFIGNSVIVCDNRMKEIAKGRVVWETKNMLHIGEPEKRFSKKGHSFIFETENGRTVVEGKKILYRPEDRIKRLR; encoded by the coding sequence ATGAAAGACAGGGAGTTTCTCAGGGGCGAATTCATCGGAAACAGTGTGATCGTCTGCGATAACAGGATGAAGGAGATAGCGAAAGGCAGAGTGGTGTGGGAGACCAAAAACATGCTGCACATTGGCGAACCGGAGAAACGTTTCTCGAAGAAGGGCCATAGCTTCATATTTGAAACCGAGAACGGAAGGACGGTTGTTGAGGGAAAAAAGATACTTTACAGACCGGAAGACAGGATAAAGAGGCTGAGATAG
- a CDS encoding cytidylate kinase family protein → MIITISGPAGSGKTTLAKLLSAKLGYMLITTGGIFRDMASEKGLTVLQFNLMAEKAEDIDRELDRKVVERAKRSGDCIVEGRLSCHMLMRAGVRPFSVCVDAPADIRIRRVAEREGRDITSVADETSGREESERRRYMKFYGIDIDDRSCYSLILDSAASSPEELADAVIKKLNRGAGSV, encoded by the coding sequence TTGATAATAACAATAAGTGGCCCGGCCGGGAGCGGGAAGACAACGCTGGCAAAACTGCTTTCCGCAAAACTCGGATACATGCTGATAACGACGGGAGGCATCTTCAGAGACATGGCATCTGAAAAAGGCCTCACCGTCCTGCAGTTCAACCTCATGGCTGAAAAGGCAGAGGACATAGACAGGGAACTGGACAGGAAAGTTGTTGAGAGGGCAAAACGGAGCGGAGACTGCATCGTCGAAGGAAGACTTTCGTGCCACATGCTTATGAGAGCGGGCGTCAGGCCCTTTTCTGTATGCGTTGACGCGCCGGCCGATATTCGCATCAGGCGCGTCGCAGAAAGAGAGGGACGCGATATAACCTCCGTGGCAGATGAGACATCAGGAAGAGAAGAAAGCGAACGCAGGCGTTACATGAAATTTTACGGCATCGACATAGACGACAGATCGTGTTACAGTCTGATACTCGATTCGGCGGCCTCATCGCCGGAGGAGCTTGCCGATGCTGTCATAAAGAAGCTGAACCGGGGTGCCGGCAGTGTCTGA
- a CDS encoding 50S ribosomal protein L5, translated as MNVMRKPVLEKVVVNIGAGEAGERLVKAQKVLEMLTGQKAYVTHSKRTNRDFGIRMGQPIGCKVTLRGKKAQEFLKKALWVKENRVSLYSFSRNGNFSFGIPDYTDFEGMKYDPDIGVFGMDVSVSLMRKGYRITRRQLQPRSLPAKHRMTLTESVAFLKEQFALEVVE; from the coding sequence ATGAACGTTATGAGGAAACCGGTGCTTGAGAAGGTCGTTGTCAACATAGGGGCGGGCGAGGCAGGAGAGCGTCTCGTCAAGGCACAGAAGGTTCTGGAGATGCTCACGGGGCAGAAGGCGTACGTGACGCACTCGAAGAGGACCAACAGGGATTTCGGCATCAGGATGGGACAGCCCATCGGATGCAAGGTGACGCTGAGAGGCAAGAAGGCGCAGGAGTTTCTCAAGAAGGCACTCTGGGTAAAGGAAAACAGAGTCAGCCTCTATTCCTTTTCAAGGAACGGTAATTTCTCCTTCGGCATTCCGGATTACACCGACTTCGAGGGAATGAAATATGACCCTGACATCGGCGTATTCGGCATGGATGTGAGCGTATCGCTCATGAGGAAGGGGTACAGGATAACGCGCAGACAGCTTCAACCCAGATCGCTGCCGGCAAAGCACAGGATGACGCTGACGGAGAGCGTGGCGTTCCTGAAGGAGCAGTTCGCTCTCGAGGTGGTCGAATGA
- a CDS encoding DUF106 domain-containing protein gives MPQGTGQMFIVMIFMMVMLFAFLNPAVRSSVVKGTNTVLSPLIGFGGHFPTITILIAELIVVFLGTTLRIFYTDFVQQAKIQNTLKALRLKQREAFKTKNQAKIKELQKVQSSYMIQNTQLMNKQFKVLPVTMIVIFPLFAWLSEFLLSLPYPVFSVPWNASVHFGETIIFFPAWVFLYGFLGIPFTIVYQRILRYFILRRRLEEMDGVAAPQAQ, from the coding sequence ATGCCTCAGGGAACCGGGCAGATGTTCATCGTGATGATATTCATGATGGTCATGCTCTTCGCATTCCTCAATCCCGCAGTGAGGTCCAGCGTCGTCAAAGGAACGAACACCGTGCTCTCGCCGCTGATTGGCTTCGGCGGACACTTTCCGACGATCACGATACTGATCGCGGAGCTCATAGTGGTGTTCCTCGGCACGACGCTGAGGATATTCTACACGGATTTCGTGCAGCAGGCAAAGATACAGAACACGCTCAAGGCGCTGAGGCTGAAGCAGAGGGAGGCGTTCAAGACAAAGAATCAGGCGAAGATAAAGGAGCTGCAGAAGGTGCAGAGCTCATATATGATACAGAACACGCAGCTCATGAACAAGCAGTTCAAGGTTCTTCCCGTCACAATGATCGTCATATTTCCGCTCTTTGCCTGGCTGAGCGAATTCCTTCTTTCATTACCATACCCCGTTTTCTCTGTGCCATGGAACGCCTCCGTCCACTTCGGCGAAACAATCATATTTTTCCCGGCATGGGTCTTCCTTTATGGCTTTCTCGGCATCCCGTTCACGATAGTGTACCAGCGTATCCTGCGTTACTTCATACTGCGCAGGAGACTCGAAGAGATGGACGGTGTCGCTGCGCCCCAGGCGCAGTGA
- a CDS encoding 30S ribosomal protein S17, whose amino-acid sequence MVTRDIGVTDRKPETECADRKCPYHGELSVRGQSIIGRVVSARMKGTVIVEKEHRKLNLKYERYERRRSRYPAHLPGCIQVAEGDEVRIMECRPLSKTVSFVVIEKRVIQ is encoded by the coding sequence ATGGTCACGAGAGACATTGGAGTTACAGACAGGAAACCGGAGACTGAATGCGCAGACAGGAAGTGCCCGTACCATGGAGAACTTTCTGTTCGTGGACAGTCGATCATCGGCAGGGTTGTTTCCGCAAGAATGAAAGGCACAGTCATTGTCGAAAAGGAACACAGGAAGCTGAATTTAAAGTATGAGCGATATGAGAGGAGAAGGAGCAGGTATCCGGCCCACCTCCCCGGCTGTATCCAGGTCGCGGAAGGCGACGAAGTCAGGATTATGGAATGCAGGCCGCTCAGCAAGACGGTCAGCTTTGTTGTGATTGAGAAGAGGGTGATCCAGTGA
- a CDS encoding 50S ribosomal protein L32e: protein MKLNEVVGDDAEVMEKLSAAGITDVDALDASLKNDEKRSELEKSGIAAETLDAWKAKIEAGEEEQKDEPAEETEDVQGYTAKQKPVLTPELRKALVFRKELEKHRPEFLRAECYKAERLGHKWRRPRGGQGKMRVGVYYRPKSVSIGYGSPSTARHLHPSGFAEKLVHNAAELDGVDPKTTAVRVAHAVGTKKRKEIAEEAARLNIRVLNG, encoded by the coding sequence ATGAAACTCAATGAAGTTGTCGGAGATGATGCAGAGGTTATGGAGAAGCTTTCCGCGGCAGGAATAACGGACGTCGATGCGCTCGACGCATCACTGAAGAACGACGAGAAGAGGAGTGAGCTTGAGAAGAGCGGCATCGCAGCGGAGACGCTGGATGCGTGGAAAGCGAAGATAGAGGCCGGCGAAGAGGAACAGAAGGACGAACCGGCAGAAGAAACAGAAGACGTGCAGGGTTACACGGCGAAGCAGAAGCCCGTTCTGACGCCAGAACTCAGGAAAGCGCTGGTGTTCAGGAAGGAGCTGGAAAAGCACAGACCGGAATTTCTGCGGGCCGAGTGCTACAAGGCAGAGAGACTGGGCCACAAATGGCGCAGGCCCAGAGGGGGTCAGGGCAAGATGCGTGTCGGTGTATATTACAGACCGAAGTCCGTGTCGATCGGATATGGTTCGCCTTCGACTGCCAGGCATCTGCACCCATCCGGTTTTGCGGAGAAGCTCGTGCACAATGCGGCGGAGCTTGACGGTGTTGACCCGAAGACAACGGCAGTGCGCGTTGCACACGCCGTAGGCACGAAGAAGAGGAAGGAGATAGCAGAGGAAGCTGCAAGACTTAATATCAGGGTACTCAACGGGTGA
- a CDS encoding 30S ribosomal protein S8 has protein sequence MQCDPLNDAMSTIKNAEQRGKDECTIRPASKLIGHVLRVMAENGYIRQFELLDDGKAGMFKVVLSKRINNCGVVKPRHSVRRFDIEQFESRYLPAQDFGLLIMTTTNGVISQFRAKELGVGGKLLAYVY, from the coding sequence ATGCAATGCGATCCACTTAATGATGCAATGTCCACCATAAAAAATGCGGAACAGAGAGGAAAAGACGAGTGCACAATACGGCCGGCCTCGAAACTCATAGGCCACGTCCTGCGCGTCATGGCGGAGAATGGCTACATAAGGCAGTTCGAGCTGCTCGACGACGGCAAGGCAGGCATGTTCAAAGTTGTACTGTCTAAAAGAATAAACAACTGCGGTGTCGTGAAGCCGCGACATTCGGTGAGGAGATTCGACATAGAACAGTTCGAGTCGCGCTATCTGCCGGCACAGGATTTCGGCCTGCTCATAATGACGACCACGAACGGCGTGATTTCACAGTTCAGGGCAAAGGAGCTTGGCGTCGGAGGCAAGCTGCTCGCGTACGTGTATTGA
- the rplX gene encoding 50S ribosomal protein L24, with protein MTISARKQRKGLYRAHPTERRKSMVAPLSKELSKQRNISRIAVRKGDTVMVVKGDRDIRGIEGKVSSVDTVRRRVMIDGVTIPKADGKQTARPVSFSNLVITALNPDGKRKTQAEGGN; from the coding sequence ATGACGATAAGTGCGAGAAAACAGAGGAAGGGCCTGTACCGTGCGCATCCAACGGAGCGCAGGAAGAGTATGGTAGCACCGCTGAGCAAGGAATTGAGCAAGCAGAGAAACATCAGCAGAATAGCGGTAAGGAAGGGTGATACCGTAATGGTCGTAAAGGGCGACAGGGACATAAGAGGCATAGAGGGCAAGGTATCGAGCGTCGACACTGTCAGGAGACGCGTAATGATCGACGGAGTGACTATTCCCAAGGCGGACGGCAAGCAGACCGCCAGACCGGTTTCATTCTCAAATCTTGTCATAACAGCCCTGAACCCCGACGGGAAGAGAAAGACACAGGCGGAAGGAGGCAACTGA
- a CDS encoding 50S ribosomal protein L18 — protein sequence MFGPRYKVPFRRRREGNTDYSHRLKLLKSDKPRAVVRKSNKYYTVQFVRFDPVGDAVIASAGSIELRRYGWTGAASNSAAAYLTGMLAASRAKKQGITEAILDAGIVNPKRNSGIFAALNGIVEAGLDVPHDPAILLPKERIEKLAATHGKLDEIKTKLVN from the coding sequence ATGTTTGGTCCCAGATACAAAGTACCGTTCAGGAGAAGGAGAGAAGGCAATACAGATTATTCGCACAGGCTGAAACTGCTGAAATCGGACAAGCCGAGGGCCGTTGTAAGGAAGAGCAACAAATACTACACCGTGCAGTTTGTTCGCTTTGACCCTGTCGGAGACGCTGTCATAGCGTCTGCGGGGAGCATTGAGCTGAGACGATACGGCTGGACAGGTGCGGCTTCAAACAGCGCAGCAGCATATCTCACAGGAATGCTCGCCGCATCCAGGGCGAAGAAGCAGGGCATAACTGAAGCAATACTGGATGCCGGCATCGTGAATCCAAAGAGGAACAGCGGCATTTTTGCCGCACTGAACGGCATTGTGGAGGCCGGTCTGGATGTGCCGCACGACCCCGCAATTCTCCTGCCGAAGGAAAGGATAGAGAAGCTCGCCGCGACACACGGCAAACTCGATGAAATTAAAACAAAGCTGGTGAACTGA
- a CDS encoding 50S ribosomal protein L14, whose protein sequence is MKGLAGKQTRGMNTGGKLTVIDNSGAKVAQIISVPGYHGTVRRYPKAGIGDIVVVTVKKGSPEVRKQVLYAVIVRQRRPFRRADGTMVQFEDNAAVITTETGEAKGTDIKGPVAREAAERWPRIAAVASMIV, encoded by the coding sequence GTGAAGGGACTGGCGGGCAAACAGACGCGCGGCATGAACACCGGTGGAAAACTCACGGTGATAGACAACAGCGGTGCCAAGGTGGCACAGATTATTTCGGTTCCGGGTTATCACGGCACGGTCAGGCGGTATCCCAAGGCGGGCATCGGCGACATTGTTGTCGTAACAGTGAAGAAGGGATCACCCGAAGTCAGAAAACAGGTTCTCTATGCGGTGATTGTCAGGCAGCGCAGGCCATTCAGACGAGCCGACGGAACAATGGTCCAGTTTGAGGACAATGCGGCTGTCATCACAACCGAGACGGGCGAAGCCAAGGGGACGGACATAAAGGGACCGGTCGCCAGGGAAGCGGCGGAGAGATGGCCCAGAATTGCGGCCGTTGCATCAATGATAGTGTGA
- a CDS encoding 30S ribosomal protein S4e — translation MSGRVKRMAAPRRWQIKRKTSYWAVKTSPGPHEMEFSVPLLQVVRDMLSLCETSREAKILISAGRFSVDGRVRKDYRYPVGLMDVLKIEGEEGGYRMLIDRRNKMHLVPVPASDCGWKLCRIEGKKVTRGGKTQISLHDGRNMLGKVDASTGDVLRLEIPSQKVLDTFKLKEGSKALLIGGSHVGELATVSKFEKWRNPAPNVVYFKEGFSTVWLNVFVSGAGESSIRLPEVAAI, via the coding sequence ATGTCGGGAAGAGTGAAGCGGATGGCGGCGCCGAGGCGCTGGCAGATAAAACGGAAGACCAGCTACTGGGCAGTCAAGACATCTCCGGGTCCCCATGAAATGGAATTCTCTGTTCCGTTGCTCCAGGTAGTCAGGGATATGCTTTCATTGTGTGAAACTTCACGTGAAGCTAAGATACTGATATCCGCCGGGCGGTTTTCGGTCGACGGCCGTGTCAGGAAGGACTACAGGTATCCGGTGGGCCTGATGGATGTGCTTAAGATTGAGGGAGAGGAGGGCGGCTACAGGATGCTCATAGACCGGAGGAACAAGATGCATCTCGTGCCGGTGCCGGCATCAGACTGCGGGTGGAAACTGTGCAGGATTGAAGGGAAGAAGGTCACGCGCGGGGGCAAGACACAGATATCGCTGCATGACGGCAGAAACATGCTGGGCAAAGTGGATGCATCGACGGGAGATGTGCTGAGACTTGAGATACCTTCACAGAAGGTGCTTGACACGTTTAAACTCAAGGAAGGCTCAAAGGCTCTGCTCATCGGCGGTTCGCATGTCGGAGAGCTGGCTACTGTAAGCAAGTTTGAGAAATGGAGGAATCCGGCCCCGAATGTAGTCTATTTCAAGGAAGGCTTTTCCACCGTCTGGCTGAATGTGTTTGTTTCCGGTGCCGGTGAATCGTCAATAAGACTTCCGGAGGTTGCCGCAATATGA
- a CDS encoding 50S ribosomal protein L6 yields MVVTGIASNEVKIPKGVRVEVKGKLVNVSGKLGAISKTFEFGRTVVQTGDASVNMEIELPRRGELAEINTIASEIRSMIEGVTTGFEYKLKIVYAHFPIKVQVKGQEVIIENFLGERHPRKARIAGAAKVAVSGDQVTVTSNVLEDAGQTAANIERATRIKNYDKRVFQDGIYITSKAGMALI; encoded by the coding sequence ATGGTAGTAACAGGCATAGCAAGCAACGAGGTGAAGATACCCAAGGGCGTCAGGGTGGAGGTGAAAGGCAAGCTCGTGAACGTGAGCGGCAAGCTTGGCGCCATATCGAAAACATTCGAATTCGGGCGCACGGTCGTTCAGACAGGCGATGCCTCCGTAAACATGGAAATCGAGCTGCCCAGGAGAGGGGAACTTGCTGAAATCAACACTATTGCGTCTGAAATCAGGAGCATGATAGAGGGCGTGACGACGGGTTTCGAGTACAAGCTCAAGATCGTGTATGCACATTTCCCCATCAAGGTGCAGGTGAAGGGGCAGGAAGTCATAATCGAGAATTTCCTGGGGGAGAGACATCCCAGGAAAGCGCGTATAGCCGGCGCCGCCAAGGTTGCCGTATCTGGAGATCAGGTAACGGTCACATCAAACGTATTAGAGGATGCGGGCCAGACAGCGGCGAACATAGAAAGAGCAACCAGAATCAAGAATTATGACAAGCGGGTATTCCAGGACGGCATATACATAACTTCCAAGGCAGGGATGGCGTTAATATGA
- a CDS encoding 30S ribosomal protein S5, which yields MAWSPKTKLGRLVNEGKITSISQALESKLPLREPEIVDMLLPDLADEVADVKMVQRMTDSGRRVRFAITCVVGNRDGIVGIGRAKGREVGPAIRRAIQDAKLNIIEVRRGCGSWQCGCLTPHTLPFRVEGRSGSVVLSLKPAPRGVGLAVGNVAKRVMELAGIHDAWGFTSGHSKTTLNFTYAAFNALKQTVSYRVAPEQLDRLKIRSGTGKVHVVESDPALLQAEPQAEAGK from the coding sequence GTGGCCTGGTCGCCGAAGACAAAACTTGGAAGACTCGTGAATGAAGGGAAGATAACATCCATTTCACAGGCGCTCGAATCCAAACTCCCGCTGAGGGAGCCTGAGATTGTCGACATGCTCCTGCCGGACCTGGCAGACGAAGTGGCAGATGTGAAAATGGTACAGAGAATGACGGACAGCGGCAGACGCGTCCGTTTTGCGATTACCTGTGTCGTCGGAAACAGGGACGGCATTGTGGGTATTGGAAGGGCCAAGGGGAGAGAAGTGGGTCCGGCCATAAGGCGTGCAATACAGGACGCCAAACTCAATATAATCGAAGTCAGGCGCGGCTGCGGTTCATGGCAGTGCGGCTGCCTTACACCCCATACACTGCCCTTCAGGGTTGAGGGACGGTCCGGCTCAGTGGTGCTCTCTCTGAAGCCGGCGCCACGCGGCGTCGGTCTGGCAGTGGGCAATGTTGCCAAGAGAGTGATGGAGCTTGCGGGCATCCACGACGCATGGGGGTTTACGAGCGGACATTCTAAGACCACACTGAATTTTACCTATGCCGCATTCAATGCGCTCAAGCAGACAGTGAGCTACAGGGTTGCGCCGGAACAGCTTGATCGCCTCAAAATCAGATCTGGCACCGGGAAGGTTCATGTTGTTGAGAGCGATCCTGCGTTGCTGCAGGCGGAGCCACAGGCGGAGGCAGGAAAGTGA
- the secY gene encoding preprotein translocase subunit SecY, translated as MPDQEKKSLLYKLKPFTDRLPAITKPEGHVHFRTKMLWVILILFLYFVMTNIYIYGLDKATTIDLFAQYRAIIAGASGSILQLGIGPIVTGSIVMQLFTGAKIINLDLNDDEDKAVYQSTQKFVVIVMIFVEAIPQVFGYLSPSPTFVHNIGALASKVSIFGIYPMLNSGKTLSQLIIIVQLFVGSYLVFLMDEIVSKWGIGSGISMFIAAGVSQQIFTGALNWYPAPTAANGVAATGPLANAPVGTIPKIIYVLFHVPIGQLTSSGFETLMLGQPNPVTALAGTIAIFLIVAWTESTRIELPLAHETAKGARGRYPIKLIYASNIPVILVAALLANVSMFSYLLWTNPAMMKIPLIGHQAWLGTYVAGSTTPTGGIAWYVSNVNGLSDWLLPMINSSYAVGNPQVQGHSFLQIAAWIGAFTLVYVLGAILFARFWIETTNMGPKAVAEQIESSGMQIPGFRRDPRVMKRVLERYIPTVTVLSGALVGFLAVGADLIGTVGNATGVGLLLATGILIQFYDAIGQEQMMEMHPVLRQFFGG; from the coding sequence ATGCCTGATCAGGAGAAGAAGAGTCTTCTTTACAAGCTGAAGCCATTTACCGACAGGCTTCCGGCAATAACAAAGCCCGAAGGGCACGTGCATTTCAGGACGAAAATGCTCTGGGTCATACTCATACTCTTCCTCTACTTTGTAATGACGAACATCTACATCTATGGTCTTGACAAGGCCACCACAATCGATCTGTTTGCCCAGTACAGGGCCATAATTGCCGGGGCATCCGGTTCCATCCTGCAGCTGGGCATCGGTCCCATCGTCACAGGCTCAATAGTGATGCAGCTGTTCACCGGCGCGAAGATAATAAATCTTGACCTCAACGACGATGAGGACAAGGCCGTATATCAGAGTACACAGAAATTCGTCGTGATAGTCATGATATTCGTCGAGGCCATACCGCAGGTATTCGGATACCTGAGCCCGAGCCCGACATTCGTACACAACATCGGCGCACTTGCCTCGAAGGTGTCTATCTTCGGCATCTATCCGATGCTGAATAGCGGGAAGACGCTCTCTCAGCTCATCATCATTGTTCAGCTCTTCGTTGGCTCATACCTCGTTTTCCTCATGGACGAGATCGTTTCCAAATGGGGCATAGGCAGCGGCATATCGATGTTCATAGCCGCAGGTGTTTCACAGCAGATCTTCACAGGCGCGCTCAACTGGTACCCGGCTCCGACCGCGGCGAACGGTGTTGCAGCAACGGGACCGCTGGCCAATGCACCTGTCGGAACCATACCGAAGATCATTTATGTTCTGTTTCACGTCCCTATCGGACAGCTGACAAGCAGCGGTTTCGAGACACTCATGCTCGGCCAGCCAAATCCCGTCACTGCGCTCGCAGGCACCATCGCCATATTCCTGATTGTAGCATGGACAGAATCCACCAGGATCGAACTTCCGCTGGCGCATGAGACAGCGAAGGGCGCCAGGGGCAGATATCCGATAAAGCTCATTTACGCATCAAACATACCTGTCATACTCGTTGCCGCTCTGCTCGCGAATGTGAGCATGTTCAGCTACCTTCTGTGGACAAACCCGGCAATGATGAAGATACCGCTCATAGGCCATCAAGCCTGGCTGGGCACATATGTGGCGGGGAGCACGACGCCGACCGGCGGTATTGCATGGTACGTGAGCAACGTCAACGGCCTGTCAGACTGGCTGCTGCCAATGATCAATTCTTCATATGCGGTTGGCAATCCGCAGGTGCAGGGCCATTCGTTCCTACAGATTGCCGCCTGGATAGGCGCATTTACGCTCGTATATGTGCTGGGCGCAATACTCTTCGCAAGATTCTGGATAGAAACGACAAACATGGGGCCGAAGGCTGTGGCGGAACAGATTGAGAGCAGCGGCATGCAGATACCCGGATTCAGGCGAGATCCGCGCGTCATGAAGCGCGTCCTGGAGCGATATATTCCAACCGTCACTGTGCTTAGCGGAGCTCTCGTCGGTTTCCTTGCCGTTGGTGCAGACCTCATAGGCACCGTCGGCAACGCCACGGGCGTAGGACTGTTACTTGCCACGGGCATACTGATACAGTTTTACGACGCGATAGGACAGGAGCAGATGATGGAGATGCACCCTGTGCTCAGACAGTTCTTCGGAGGGTGA
- a CDS encoding 50S ribosomal protein L19e, whose product MDLKNQKRMAADIMKCGKSRVKINPNRLSDVADAITRADVRTAVQSGSIFAVPKKGNSRGRINSNLKQRAKGRQGGEGSRKGTLNTRTPRKARWVKTIRALRVQLKTYRDEGKIDRATYRKFYRLTKGGMFRGKRNLEEHLRTEGLLRE is encoded by the coding sequence ATGGACCTGAAGAACCAGAAGAGAATGGCCGCAGACATAATGAAGTGCGGCAAATCGAGGGTGAAGATTAACCCGAACAGGCTCTCCGACGTCGCCGACGCCATCACGAGGGCCGATGTACGGACTGCCGTGCAGTCCGGCAGCATTTTTGCCGTGCCCAAGAAGGGTAATTCGAGGGGCCGGATAAACAGTAATCTGAAACAGAGGGCGAAGGGCAGGCAGGGCGGAGAGGGCTCAAGGAAAGGGACGCTGAACACCAGGACACCAAGGAAAGCAAGGTGGGTGAAGACAATCAGGGCACTGCGCGTCCAGCTGAAGACATACAGAGACGAAGGGAAGATAGACAGGGCAACGTACAGAAAGTTCTACAGGCTGACGAAGGGCGGCATGTTCCGCGGGAAGAGGAATCTCGAGGAGCATCTGAGGACTGAAGGGTTGCTCAGGGAGTGA
- a CDS encoding 50S ribosomal protein L30: MMYAVIRVRGHGKIIRKAVETMDQMHLNRVNHMVLLPETETTRRMLQVVKDYVTWGEVSEELLSRALETASKHTGEKRVSVAELGKKYGQEPSELLRALMDGKTTLSDFDIKTVLRLHPPRKGWEAIKKSYATGGSLGYRGRDINALIEKMLPSQGGV; this comes from the coding sequence GTGATGTACGCAGTAATAAGGGTCAGAGGACATGGCAAGATCATTCGCAAGGCAGTCGAGACGATGGATCAGATGCACCTGAACAGGGTGAATCACATGGTGCTGCTGCCTGAAACTGAAACGACAAGGAGGATGCTTCAGGTAGTCAAAGATTATGTAACATGGGGAGAGGTCTCCGAAGAGTTGCTGTCCAGGGCGCTCGAGACGGCATCGAAGCACACGGGAGAAAAACGTGTATCCGTGGCCGAACTCGGCAAAAAATACGGGCAGGAACCGTCAGAGCTGTTGAGGGCGCTCATGGACGGAAAGACAACACTCTCCGATTTCGATATCAAGACAGTGCTGCGCCTTCATCCCCCGAGGAAGGGATGGGAAGCGATAAAGAAAAGCTACGCTACCGGCGGTTCACTCGGATACCGGGGCAGGGATATCAACGCGCTGATTGAAAAGATGCTTCCGTCGCAGGGCGGTGTGTGA